The following are encoded together in the Kribbella sp. CA-293567 genome:
- a CDS encoding AfsR/SARP family transcriptional regulator — translation MPIGAPRLRTLLAALLINANQTVTFSELVLWLWGGEPPAHPQRALHTAVSRLRAVLGPESGLQTVIGGYRLDVDDEQLDLRRFRLLAAAGTIADLTAALRLWVGEPLTGALDYPVVRDQRSVLQEEWLRVTEQLMDARLALREHAELVPELTALTKQYPLRERFWAQLILALHSSARQAEALAAYQQVAELLREELGIDPGEEIQRVHLAVLAGEVQDRPPAPAEWQVHRQLPLDIGDFVGRQDEVDAIVTRLTSSAGVPVVTISGPPGAGKTALAVRVAHQLRNRYPDGQWYVRLDGAGDSEREPLEVLRSLLELAGSEVLTGDVDTLSARLRSMLADKQVLILLDDAKDSRQVRPLLPGSRDSAVLVTSRNELAGLSVLDSALGTTVAVLELTEAVELLRAVLGADRVDRELQAVEDLVRLCGCLPLALRIAAGHLALRSDDSIAAYADELRGSNRLLALSVVGEPDAAVEGAFARSYEGLLPSSRRLFALLGLVPGPDVTVPTAAALLGSNLQQAGALLDSLVSANLLVRQGDRYRMHDLIRLYAEQRAEVEPDAQPAWSRLCDWYLATADAATRFAYLPAVRLTPQLGLQVFGHPDEAQTWLEEEEAGLVAMVKRTAEHGPAQVAWQLADILRQYLTLNHRVDAWRATVLSGTAAAKASGHLGGQGAMLHSLGALQFASGDTATAIELAGQAAELYARAGFGLGYSALLCNLGMALDDQGDSRKAAELLNRGVNGLREFDRPGALVNALNSLSNAQCSLGNLAAALAAADEAVEIAPDVRNRTVALFNRGVAHRLLGNLEQAETDLREAAQSPDESLPQQYETALLYADLEYLEEAESWARRALTRSHGNGQPWHEAAALNALGTICSRRGHWNDAARHHQAAGGIARSNGHRATVAESVLGLAEADLGRGQPERAAELAKQTLLSARRLGHRILVCRALRLLAVLEPAAGHAAEAAAIQEETGYRPP, via the coding sequence GTGCCGATCGGGGCACCCCGGCTGCGGACGCTGCTGGCCGCGCTGCTGATCAACGCGAACCAGACGGTCACCTTCTCGGAGCTAGTCCTCTGGTTATGGGGTGGTGAGCCGCCGGCACATCCGCAGCGTGCTCTGCACACGGCAGTGTCGCGGCTCCGTGCGGTGCTCGGCCCCGAGTCCGGGCTGCAGACGGTCATCGGCGGCTACCGGCTCGACGTGGACGACGAACAGCTGGACCTTCGCCGGTTCCGGTTACTGGCCGCCGCGGGGACCATCGCCGACCTGACGGCGGCGCTGCGGCTCTGGGTGGGCGAGCCGCTGACCGGAGCTCTGGACTACCCAGTGGTCCGCGACCAGCGTTCGGTGCTGCAGGAGGAGTGGCTGCGGGTCACTGAGCAGTTGATGGACGCGCGGCTCGCCCTGCGTGAGCACGCGGAGCTGGTGCCGGAGCTGACCGCGCTGACGAAGCAGTACCCGCTGAGGGAGAGGTTCTGGGCACAGTTGATCCTCGCGCTGCACAGCTCGGCCCGGCAGGCGGAGGCGTTGGCGGCGTACCAGCAGGTGGCGGAGCTGCTGCGGGAAGAGCTGGGAATCGACCCCGGTGAGGAGATCCAGCGTGTCCACCTGGCTGTACTGGCCGGGGAGGTGCAAGATCGGCCTCCCGCGCCTGCCGAGTGGCAGGTGCATCGGCAGCTCCCGCTGGATATCGGGGACTTCGTCGGGCGGCAGGACGAGGTCGACGCGATCGTCACGCGGCTGACGAGCTCTGCCGGCGTACCGGTGGTGACGATCAGTGGGCCGCCCGGGGCGGGCAAGACCGCGCTGGCTGTGCGGGTGGCCCACCAGTTGCGAAACCGCTACCCGGACGGGCAGTGGTATGTGCGGCTGGACGGTGCCGGCGACTCCGAGCGGGAGCCGCTGGAAGTACTGCGCTCGCTGCTCGAGCTGGCTGGGTCCGAGGTACTGACAGGTGACGTGGACACGCTCTCGGCTCGGCTGCGTTCGATGCTGGCCGACAAGCAGGTGCTGATCCTGCTGGACGATGCCAAGGACTCGCGGCAGGTCAGGCCGTTGCTGCCGGGTTCGCGTGACAGCGCAGTACTGGTGACGAGCCGGAACGAGCTTGCCGGGTTGAGTGTTCTGGACAGTGCCTTGGGGACGACTGTCGCAGTACTGGAGCTGACTGAGGCTGTAGAGCTGCTGCGGGCCGTGCTCGGGGCTGACCGGGTCGACCGGGAACTGCAGGCAGTGGAGGACCTTGTCAGGTTGTGTGGCTGCCTTCCGCTCGCGCTGCGGATCGCGGCCGGTCACCTGGCTCTGCGGTCGGATGACTCGATCGCTGCGTATGCAGACGAGTTGCGCGGCAGCAACAGGCTGCTGGCGCTCTCAGTGGTCGGTGAGCCGGACGCTGCGGTGGAAGGAGCGTTCGCCCGCTCGTACGAGGGATTGCTGCCCAGCTCACGGCGCCTCTTCGCCCTGTTGGGACTGGTGCCCGGGCCAGACGTGACCGTCCCCACCGCTGCCGCGCTCCTGGGCTCGAATCTGCAGCAAGCCGGTGCTCTGCTGGACAGCTTGGTCAGCGCCAACCTGCTCGTCCGTCAAGGCGACAGGTACCGCATGCACGACCTCATCCGCCTGTACGCCGAGCAGCGTGCCGAGGTGGAGCCGGATGCCCAACCAGCGTGGAGCCGGCTCTGCGATTGGTACCTGGCGACAGCCGATGCTGCCACCCGTTTCGCTTACCTTCCGGCTGTGCGGCTGACCCCTCAGCTCGGGCTGCAGGTCTTCGGCCACCCGGACGAGGCGCAGACCTGGTTGGAGGAGGAAGAGGCCGGACTGGTCGCCATGGTCAAGCGAACTGCCGAGCACGGGCCTGCTCAGGTCGCCTGGCAGCTGGCCGACATCCTCCGCCAGTACCTGACACTCAACCACCGCGTCGATGCCTGGCGTGCGACCGTGCTGAGCGGAACAGCGGCCGCCAAGGCAAGCGGGCACCTGGGCGGGCAAGGCGCGATGCTGCACAGCCTGGGAGCACTGCAGTTCGCCAGTGGCGACACCGCTACAGCGATCGAACTGGCCGGCCAGGCGGCCGAACTCTACGCCCGCGCAGGATTCGGCCTCGGTTATTCCGCACTGCTGTGTAACCTGGGGATGGCTCTCGACGACCAGGGCGACTCACGGAAAGCCGCGGAACTGCTGAACCGAGGAGTCAACGGACTGCGGGAGTTCGACCGCCCTGGAGCTTTGGTCAACGCCCTCAACAGTCTGAGCAACGCGCAGTGCAGTCTCGGCAACCTGGCCGCCGCTCTCGCCGCCGCGGACGAGGCGGTCGAGATCGCGCCCGACGTGCGCAACAGGACCGTGGCGCTGTTCAACCGCGGCGTCGCGCACCGATTGCTGGGCAACCTCGAACAGGCGGAGACAGATCTCCGCGAGGCCGCGCAGTCTCCGGACGAGTCGCTGCCACAGCAGTACGAAACGGCTCTGCTGTATGCGGACCTGGAGTACCTGGAGGAAGCCGAGAGCTGGGCGAGGAGGGCACTGACCCGCAGCCACGGCAACGGCCAGCCCTGGCACGAGGCCGCCGCCCTCAACGCGCTAGGAACCATCTGCAGCCGCCGGGGGCACTGGAACGACGCTGCTCGCCACCACCAGGCCGCCGGGGGCATCGCTCGGAGCAACGGCCACCGGGCGACGGTCGCCGAGTCCGTGCTGGGTCTGGCCGAGGCGGATCTGGGCAGAGGCCAGCCCGAACGAGCAGCAGAGCTGGCCAAGCAGACCTTGCTGTCCGCTCGCCGGCTCGGCCATCGCATCCTCGTCTGCCGCGCTCTGCGCCTGCTCGCCGTCCTGGAACCCGCCGCCGGCCATGCTGCCGAAGCGGCGGCGATCCAGGAGGAGACCGGCTACCGGCCGCCCTAG
- a CDS encoding ArsR/SmtB family transcription factor: MLRIHFTAEDFARTTLAAEPDPLWEVLLSLHMLQVEDGPLAYGAWRQRMRRRLPRETVGPLAALAPPVGYSPDFLTPTARSSEFGDAVDLMLSAPRQQVRTDLSRLCARRTAATWVRQLSEARPETLHRLGHSVRVYHRQALAAYWPSLRAAVQADNRQRMQQLTAGGVASMLTDIHPQARWSGQVLEIAAYPADEEMRLDGRGLRLQPSYFCWKAPTKLADEGLSPVLVFPIKHASGLLHKERSGVDTQERLAALVGRTRATVLALTVDGSTTTQLARSCDITLATASHQTAVLRDAGLIVSQRQGKSVIHQATSLGHALLEGTDPWSGDTDQHASRLSTTGSHSGP; this comes from the coding sequence ATGCTGCGGATTCACTTCACTGCCGAGGACTTTGCCCGTACGACGCTCGCCGCCGAGCCGGATCCCCTGTGGGAGGTCCTGCTCAGCCTGCACATGCTGCAGGTCGAGGACGGCCCGCTCGCGTACGGCGCCTGGCGGCAACGCATGCGCCGGCGACTGCCACGGGAGACGGTGGGGCCACTGGCCGCGCTGGCTCCGCCGGTGGGCTACTCCCCGGACTTCCTGACGCCCACGGCCCGATCCAGCGAGTTCGGCGACGCTGTCGATCTCATGCTGTCGGCACCGCGTCAGCAGGTCCGGACAGACTTGTCGAGGTTGTGTGCCCGGCGCACGGCGGCCACCTGGGTGCGGCAGCTCTCCGAGGCTCGACCGGAGACCTTGCATCGGCTCGGCCACTCCGTGCGGGTCTACCACCGTCAGGCGCTGGCGGCGTACTGGCCGTCGCTGCGGGCCGCAGTACAGGCGGACAACCGGCAACGGATGCAGCAACTGACCGCCGGCGGGGTCGCCTCCATGCTGACGGACATCCATCCACAAGCACGGTGGAGCGGCCAGGTGCTGGAGATCGCGGCCTACCCTGCCGACGAGGAGATGCGGCTGGACGGTCGTGGCCTGCGCCTGCAGCCGTCGTACTTCTGCTGGAAGGCACCGACGAAGCTGGCCGACGAGGGGCTGTCGCCGGTCCTGGTGTTCCCGATCAAGCACGCCAGTGGTCTGTTGCACAAGGAGCGGTCGGGCGTCGACACCCAGGAGCGGCTCGCCGCGCTGGTGGGCCGGACCCGGGCGACCGTGCTGGCGCTGACCGTCGACGGCTCGACCACTACCCAGCTGGCTCGCTCCTGTGACATCACTCTCGCGACGGCGAGCCACCAGACCGCAGTACTGCGGGACGCCGGGCTGATCGTGTCGCAGCGGCAGGGAAAGTCCGTGATTCATCAGGCAACCTCGTTGGGACACGCGCTGCTGGAGGGGACGGACCCCTGGTCGGGAGACACTGACCAGCATGCGTCCCGCCTTTCGACTACTGGGTCCCATAGCGGTCCTTGA
- a CDS encoding MaoC family dehydratase, with amino-acid sequence MQFGRSYEEFEVGAVYKHWPGKTVTESDDHLFCLLTMNHHPLHLDANYAEQTTQFGKNVVVGNYIYSILLGMSVPDVSGKAIANLEIESLRHIAPTFHGDTIYGETVVLDKWESKSKDDRGVVYVETKGYKQDGTVVCLFKRKVMVPKNSYLEARGGDQPARPTPVE; translated from the coding sequence ATGCAGTTCGGCCGCAGTTACGAGGAGTTCGAGGTCGGTGCGGTCTACAAGCACTGGCCCGGCAAGACGGTCACCGAGTCCGACGACCACCTGTTCTGCCTGCTCACGATGAACCACCACCCGCTGCACCTGGACGCCAACTACGCCGAGCAGACCACCCAGTTCGGCAAGAACGTTGTAGTTGGCAACTACATCTACTCGATCCTGCTCGGCATGTCGGTCCCCGACGTGAGCGGCAAGGCGATCGCCAACCTGGAGATCGAGTCGTTGCGGCACATCGCCCCGACCTTCCACGGCGACACCATCTACGGCGAGACCGTGGTGCTGGACAAGTGGGAGTCGAAGTCCAAGGACGACCGGGGCGTGGTCTACGTCGAGACCAAGGGCTACAAGCAGGACGGCACCGTCGTCTGCCTGTTCAAGCGCAAGGTGATGGTCCCGAAGAACTCCTACCTCGAGGCCCGCGGCGGCGACCAGCCCGCCCGCCCCACCCCGGTGGAGTGA
- a CDS encoding GH39 family glycosyl hydrolase: MSNAKADWDERIAIRSDETRAVPLPDLDPPASVTAVGGVGQVTVDWSPVPGAVGYVILRGPDDSSLEPVDHHSGDLLSVPGPPYVDTTCTAGTTYRYAVASVPEVTVHGRPGASVEATPLVDNGNVPAVRLTVDALAEGTELHRPWVPMVGSERLSQLLCEESSGGREIGAELEQALRRMHDELGVRTVRAHAIFHDDTRVYREVDGVPQYDFEVVDAIYDKLLGIGLRPVVELGFMPRDLASDPARTVFEYGAIISPPKSYERWHDLVRALVAHLVERYGPDEVLGWDFEVWNEANLEVFWSGSKAEWMHLYDVSAAAVKSVDERLAVGGPSSAAAGWVDDLLAHAASTGSPVDFVTTHTYGSPPLDVQASLDRHGFGRARILWTEWGVTPRHFNPINDSVFSGVFLLRGMRSAAGRVDALAYWVASDHFEELGRPPRWLHGGFGLQTIGGLAKPRFHAMSLLSRLGPAELPVAFEGDGGGGLVEAWASRDRDRIAVLVWNLTLDQSKSGGAAELTRDVTLSFPGVDPAWRATATWLAPGTPGDLVTAAAAIGVGDWPTEEQWAELAAHNELQVTPVERDGADLTVTLRMPSAVLVELRPPG; encoded by the coding sequence ATGAGCAACGCGAAGGCCGACTGGGACGAGCGGATCGCGATCCGCAGCGACGAGACCCGCGCCGTTCCACTGCCTGACCTGGACCCACCCGCCTCGGTGACGGCGGTGGGTGGGGTCGGGCAGGTGACCGTGGACTGGTCGCCGGTGCCGGGGGCGGTGGGCTACGTGATCCTGCGCGGCCCGGACGATTCGTCCCTCGAACCGGTCGATCATCACAGCGGTGACCTCTTGTCGGTGCCCGGACCGCCGTATGTCGACACCACCTGCACCGCCGGTACGACGTACAGGTATGCGGTGGCGAGTGTCCCTGAGGTGACGGTGCACGGGCGTCCGGGCGCGTCGGTGGAGGCGACGCCACTGGTTGACAATGGCAACGTTCCGGCCGTCCGGCTGACTGTCGACGCCCTTGCCGAAGGCACTGAACTGCATCGCCCGTGGGTGCCGATGGTGGGCAGCGAGCGGCTCAGTCAGCTGCTCTGCGAGGAGTCGAGCGGCGGTCGCGAGATCGGCGCCGAGCTGGAGCAGGCGCTGCGGCGGATGCATGACGAGCTCGGTGTCCGGACGGTGCGGGCGCATGCGATCTTCCACGACGACACCCGGGTCTACCGCGAGGTGGACGGCGTACCGCAGTACGACTTCGAGGTCGTCGACGCGATCTACGACAAGCTGCTGGGGATCGGGCTGCGGCCGGTGGTCGAGCTCGGCTTCATGCCGCGGGACCTGGCCTCCGATCCGGCGAGGACGGTCTTCGAGTACGGCGCGATCATCTCGCCGCCGAAGTCCTACGAGCGGTGGCACGACCTGGTCCGGGCGCTGGTCGCGCACCTGGTCGAGCGGTACGGGCCGGACGAGGTGCTGGGCTGGGACTTCGAGGTCTGGAACGAGGCGAACCTCGAGGTCTTCTGGTCCGGCAGCAAGGCCGAGTGGATGCACCTGTACGACGTGAGCGCCGCCGCGGTGAAGTCGGTCGACGAGCGGCTCGCCGTCGGTGGCCCCTCGTCGGCCGCGGCCGGCTGGGTGGACGACCTGCTCGCCCACGCCGCCTCGACCGGCTCGCCGGTGGACTTCGTCACGACGCATACCTACGGGAGTCCGCCGCTCGATGTGCAGGCCTCGCTCGACCGGCACGGCTTCGGCCGGGCACGGATCCTGTGGACCGAGTGGGGAGTGACGCCGAGGCACTTCAACCCGATCAACGACTCCGTGTTCTCCGGGGTGTTCCTGCTACGCGGGATGCGGTCAGCGGCCGGACGGGTCGATGCGCTGGCGTACTGGGTCGCGTCGGACCATTTCGAGGAGCTCGGCCGGCCACCCCGCTGGCTGCACGGCGGCTTCGGGCTGCAGACCATCGGCGGCCTCGCGAAGCCGCGCTTCCACGCGATGTCGCTGCTGAGCCGCCTGGGACCGGCCGAACTGCCCGTGGCGTTCGAGGGCGACGGCGGCGGAGGGCTGGTGGAGGCGTGGGCCTCCAGGGACCGCGACCGGATCGCCGTCCTGGTGTGGAACCTGACGCTCGACCAGTCGAAATCCGGCGGCGCGGCAGAGCTGACGCGAGACGTCACACTCTCGTTTCCCGGAGTGGACCCCGCCTGGCGGGCGACCGCCACCTGGCTGGCTCCTGGAACCCCGGGCGATCTGGTCACGGCGGCGGCCGCGATCGGCGTCGGCGACTGGCCGACCGAGGAGCAGTGGGCCGAGTTGGCTGCGCACAACGAACTTCAGGTAACGCCGGTAGAACGCGACGGCGCGGACCTGACGGTCACCTTGCGGATGCCTTCGGCTGTCCTCGTCGAGCTCCGCCCGCCCGGCTGA
- a CDS encoding glucoamylase family protein: MTANISRRTLLAVSGTAALAGSAGLTTSSYAGPRGAASPDPGALLKGGWHPSRHDRALVGRWARDTWRSLVAMTDERTGLPADNIGESVTDPVRSKYTSPTNIGGYLWSTVVARELGIISPQESVRRLTRTLTTMAKVDHHEPSGMYFNWYDEATGAVLTVDPDGTKPITPFVSSVDNGWFAAALMVVRNAEPRVRRLADSLLNQMNFAYYYNPAVRPGGLMRGGFFETSPPDEETDRGNHAGTGPDVFYRKFHYDTCNTEARIAPYIGIARGQVPPQQYFATYRTFPESCDWAWVEQKPVGVHRTYLGIDVFEGSYSYRGMRMVPSWGGDMFESLMPDLFVPESRWAPRSWGINHPLTVRAHIEHGLDEAKYGYWGFSPASNPKGGYSVYGVDAIGMDPGGYPSDLEATNYDAGFDGCREGVNPNPKYGDGVVTPHAAFLAMQYAPRQAIQNLVRIESRLHAYGRGGFFDSVAVKSGLIARRYLSLDQAMVMGAIGNVFANDVIRRNFATGDVVRKVKPLIAMEQFTAGLD; encoded by the coding sequence ATGACCGCCAACATCAGCCGACGCACCCTGTTGGCAGTTTCAGGTACTGCCGCTCTCGCCGGTTCCGCCGGCCTCACCACCAGCTCGTACGCCGGTCCGCGCGGCGCCGCGAGCCCCGATCCGGGCGCCCTGCTCAAGGGCGGCTGGCATCCGAGCCGCCACGACCGGGCGCTGGTCGGCCGCTGGGCCCGCGACACCTGGCGCAGCCTGGTCGCGATGACGGACGAGCGGACCGGCCTTCCCGCCGACAACATCGGCGAGTCCGTCACCGACCCGGTGCGCAGCAAGTACACGTCGCCGACCAACATCGGCGGCTACCTGTGGAGCACCGTGGTCGCCCGCGAGCTCGGCATCATCTCCCCGCAGGAGTCCGTCCGGCGGCTCACCCGGACGCTGACGACGATGGCGAAGGTCGACCACCACGAGCCGAGCGGCATGTACTTCAACTGGTACGACGAAGCGACCGGCGCGGTGCTGACCGTCGACCCGGACGGCACCAAACCGATCACGCCGTTCGTCTCCAGCGTGGACAACGGCTGGTTCGCCGCCGCGCTGATGGTGGTCCGCAACGCCGAGCCGCGGGTCCGCCGGCTGGCCGACTCGCTGCTGAACCAGATGAACTTCGCCTACTACTACAACCCCGCTGTCCGGCCGGGCGGACTGATGCGGGGCGGCTTCTTCGAGACCTCACCGCCGGACGAGGAGACCGACCGGGGCAATCACGCCGGGACCGGTCCGGACGTGTTCTACCGCAAGTTCCACTACGACACCTGCAACACCGAGGCCCGGATCGCGCCGTACATCGGGATCGCCCGAGGCCAGGTCCCGCCGCAGCAGTACTTCGCCACCTACCGGACCTTCCCGGAGTCCTGCGACTGGGCCTGGGTCGAGCAGAAGCCGGTCGGCGTGCACCGCACCTACCTCGGCATCGACGTGTTCGAGGGCAGCTACTCCTATCGCGGGATGCGGATGGTCCCGTCCTGGGGCGGCGACATGTTCGAGTCGCTGATGCCCGACCTGTTCGTGCCGGAGTCGCGGTGGGCACCGCGCAGTTGGGGGATCAACCACCCGCTGACGGTCCGGGCCCACATCGAGCACGGGCTGGACGAGGCGAAGTACGGCTACTGGGGCTTCTCCCCCGCGAGCAACCCGAAGGGCGGGTACTCCGTCTACGGGGTGGACGCGATCGGGATGGACCCGGGTGGTTACCCGTCCGACCTCGAGGCGACCAACTACGACGCGGGCTTCGACGGCTGCCGGGAGGGAGTCAACCCGAACCCGAAGTACGGCGACGGTGTGGTGACTCCGCATGCGGCCTTCCTCGCGATGCAGTACGCCCCACGGCAGGCGATCCAGAACCTGGTCCGGATCGAGTCGAGACTGCACGCGTACGGCAGGGGTGGGTTCTTCGACTCGGTGGCGGTGAAGTCCGGACTGATCGCCCGCCGCTACCTGTCGCTGGACCAGGCGATGGTGATGGGTGCTATCGGCAACGTCTTCGCGAACGACGTGATCCGCCGCAACTTCGCCACCGGTGACGTGGTCCGGAAGGTCAAGCCGCTGATCGCCATGGAGCAGTTCACCGCCGGCCTCGACTGA